DNA sequence from the Leptospirillum ferrooxidans C2-3 genome:
GATCCGGAGCGATATTGACTGCTGCATCCGTAATAAAAAGAAGCTTCGGATAGGATGGAAGCTCTGCCAAAAAAATATGGGAAAGTCTTCCCGGAAGGGGAACTTTTTTGAGAAAGGCGTGTAATAAGGTATCCGTGTGAATATGGCCTTTAAGAAGAGCCTGGACATCTCCATCAAAAAACAGGGAAGCCGCTTTATCTGCCGACTCCCGATCGGAAGCTGTTTCGATGATCTCGATGGGAACGGGTGAAGGGTTTTTGGAAAAAAAGTCATTGATGACCGATGGATTTCCCAAAAGAACAGGACGTATGAAATCTTCCCTTACAGCCTCCAGGACACCTTCAAGGACGAGTGGATCCGAGGCGTTGACGACTGCGACCCTGAGAGGGGGAGCCTTTTTCGCTTCCTCAAGGATCGAAAGAAAACTTGTGGGACGGGCAATCATTTTGGAGGAGTTGGAATTGTCATCCTTTCCTTGAGCGGGAGCCATCAGTGTGCTCTCTTGCTCAGGGAGCCTTCCTTGATGACAGAAGCGATTTTCTGGGCAGAATGCAGAAGTGATTTTGGATCCAGCCAGGAACTTCCCACGAGGAATCCGGATAATTTGTCACAGGCGGATATTTCAACAATATTGTCTGAGGTAATGGATCCTCCATAAAGAAACTTGGGTCGTTCTGGCCAAGTGAACCCATCAAATCCGAATGCGGTGACTTCACAGACATCTGTCGCTCCGGCAACGATACCGGAGCCAATGGCCC
Encoded proteins:
- a CDS encoding bifunctional enoyl-CoA hydratase/phosphate acetyltransferase; translation: MAPAQGKDDNSNSSKMIARPTSFLSILEEAKKAPPLRVAVVNASDPLVLEGVLEAVREDFIRPVLLGNPSVINDFFSKNPSPVPIEIIETASDRESADKAASLFFDGDVQALLKGHIHTDTLLHAFLKKVPLPGRLSHIFLAELPSYPKLLFITDAAVNIAPDLSTKMSITQNAIDFARLMGVQIPHVAILSATETVNPSIPSTLDAACLAKMSERGQIRGAVIDGPLAFDNAISTESSAEKGIKSPVAGIADILVVPDLVSGNILAKNLEYFAGATLAGVVVSGHSVPLMLTSRSDPPRSRLLSTAIAVLAHDRLARKKIDNR